A segment of the Candidatus Saccharibacteria bacterium genome:
ATCGGTAGGCGCTTCATGTGAGCACCCCTTTCGTGAGTAGTATGGTTGTCGATTGTAAAGGTAGAGGAATGCTCCTCCCCTAAACACTCATTCGCTGGAGAGCGAATTAAGTACTTGGGGGAGGCCCCATCCACCTTTCGGTGGAAAGGACTACCCTGGAATTTGTGGTGGACCGACTACTTCGTCGTAGGTGTCGGGCGTGAGCCAGGGCTCCACGATGATGACGCCGCCGGTGTTGCGGTGTCGAGCCAAGTTCATGATCGCAACTTCCAGCTGTTCGGTATCACGCATGTAGCCGATCGAGCTGAACAGGCATGTCACCACATCGAAGAACGACGGGTTGCGGTCAAGGAAGCCCGGGGTACTCAAGCTGAAGGTGAGCATGTCGGCACAGATCAAGTTGACCTCTGGCAGGCGCTTGCGAGCCATCTCGAGCTGTTGGGGAGACAGGTCAATGCCGACCACCTTGCTGAACCAGGCGGCGAGATGCTGCAGGTGCAGGCCAGTGCCGCAGGCCACGTCGAGCAAGCTCATGTCACGAGGGTGCTTGCCGGTCCTTTGCTCGGCGATTTCGAGCACTCGGCTGGCCTCGACGCTGTAGTCCTTGAGGCTCTCATAGAGAGTGTCGTACCAGACCGCCGAGTGGGTGTAGGCAGTCATGTCTTCGGTTGTATCCATATTGGTGTTGGTCATGTCAAAACTCCAGGGATCGGGTTGCTAGCCTATGCCAGCAACGTGTAGCAAGATATTATAATAAAAGCTATATAAAGTCAATAGTCTTGACTGGTTCGTTGTACAGCTAAAAGTAAAGCCCATTTCAGGTATAATGTTGCTATGCCAGAGCTACCAGAGGTCGAAACAGTTCGAACAGGATTACAGCAGTTCTTGGTGGGCCAGACCATCCAAGCGGTGGCTTTTGATTGGCTTAAAAGCTTCCCAAACGACAAAAACCAAGTTGATAAATTCGTAATAAAAGCTGAAATTACATCTGTAAAGCGCCGCGCCAAGGTGTTATTGCTCGATTTAAACACAGGCTACACACTCATGGTGCATCTCAAAATGACCGGCCAGATGGTGTATCGGCCCAAAGAGGGTGAGGGCTTTGGTGGTGGGCATCCGTCAGATAGCCTAATAAGTAAATTACCAGATAAATCTACCCGAGTAACTTTTACGCTAAACCGCGGCAAGTTGTTTTTTAACGACCAGCGTAAATTTGGCTGGATTAAACTAAAAAAGACCGCCGATCTAGTTAGTGACGAGTTTTTGAGCAAACTTGGCCCAGAACCACTCGAGGATAGCTACACATTTGAACAGTTTAAGGCTGCAATACAAAGAAGGCAAAAAACCAGCATAAAAGCTGCCATTTTAGATCAGACAGTTCTGGCCGGGGTGGGTAATATTTATGCCGATGAGAGCCTATTTGCAGCCCGAATTCACCCAGCCACCCTGGTGAAAGATGTTAGCAGCATAAAGTTAAAGCGGCTCTACAATGCCATTCGCGAAGTCATGAACTTAAGCATTCGCTTAGGTGGCAGTAGCGATCGCAATTATGTCGATGCTCAAGGAAAAAAGGGTAGTTACCTTAAATTCGCCAAGGTTTTCAGAAGAGATGGGCAAGAATGCCCGGAATGTGGGGGCAAGATTGTAAAAATTCGTGTGGCTGGCCGCGGCACGCACATTTGCCCCAAATGCCAGAAATTGCCGAGGAAAAGGTGAGGTATTACTTCGGTGGCGCCAACGGCAGTGGTAAATCTACGTTAGTGTCGAGAATAGTAAAGCAAAAACAAGAGTTCATACCTTTTAAAGGCGCCACCGAACTCATGGAGGCCTTGGGCATACCTGGTGATTACGACAAGCTTAGGGCTATGGATCACTCAGTAACTACCGCCGCGTTTGGAAAGCTGGTTCAGGAGCAATCAAAAAAACAC
Coding sequences within it:
- a CDS encoding class I SAM-dependent methyltransferase; protein product: MTNTNMDTTEDMTAYTHSAVWYDTLYESLKDYSVEASRVLEIAEQRTGKHPRDMSLLDVACGTGLHLQHLAAWFSKVVGIDLSPQQLEMARKRLPEVNLICADMLTFSLSTPGFLDRNPSFFDVVTCLFSSIGYMRDTEQLEVAIMNLARHRNTGGVIIVEPWLTPDTYDEVVGPPQIPG
- the mutM gene encoding bifunctional DNA-formamidopyrimidine glycosylase/DNA-(apurinic or apyrimidinic site) lyase, whose translation is MPELPEVETVRTGLQQFLVGQTIQAVAFDWLKSFPNDKNQVDKFVIKAEITSVKRRAKVLLLDLNTGYTLMVHLKMTGQMVYRPKEGEGFGGGHPSDSLISKLPDKSTRVTFTLNRGKLFFNDQRKFGWIKLKKTADLVSDEFLSKLGPEPLEDSYTFEQFKAAIQRRQKTSIKAAILDQTVLAGVGNIYADESLFAARIHPATLVKDVSSIKLKRLYNAIREVMNLSIRLGGSSDRNYVDAQGKKGSYLKFAKVFRRDGQECPECGGKIVKIRVAGRGTHICPKCQKLPRKR